The following are encoded together in the Pseudomonas xantholysinigenes genome:
- the murJ gene encoding murein biosynthesis integral membrane protein MurJ, whose protein sequence is MNLLKSLAAVSSITMVSRVLGFVRDTILARVFGAGIATDAFFIAFKLPNLLRRIFAEGAFSQAFVPILAEYKTQQGEEATRTFIAYISGLLTLVLALVTVVGILAAPWVVWATAPGFVDSAEKYALTTSLLRVTFPYILLISLSSLVGAILNTWNRFSVPAFTPTLLNVAMIAFAVLLTPYFDPPIMALGWGVLAGGLAQLLYQLPALKKIGMLVLPRLNLRDTGVWRVLKQMLPAILGVSVSQISLIINTIFASFLVAGSVSWMYYADRLMELPSGVLGVALGTILLPTLAKTYANKDREEYSRILDWGLRLCFLLVLPCTLALAILAEPLTVALFQYGKFTAFDAAMTQRALIAYSVGLLAIILVKVLAPGFYAQQNIRTPVKIAVFTLVCTQLLNLALIGPLAHAGLALAISLGACLNAGLLYWRLRSQQLFQPQPGWTMFLLKLVLAVTLMSGVLLLGMHYLPAWDQGNMLARFLRLGALIVAGVVTYFGCLYLCGFRPRHFARKALH, encoded by the coding sequence ATGAACCTGCTCAAATCACTGGCCGCAGTCAGCTCCATCACCATGGTTTCCCGGGTGCTCGGCTTCGTCCGCGACACCATCCTGGCGCGGGTCTTCGGTGCGGGCATCGCCACCGACGCCTTCTTCATCGCCTTCAAACTGCCCAACCTGCTGCGCCGGATCTTTGCCGAGGGCGCGTTCTCCCAGGCGTTCGTGCCGATCCTGGCCGAGTACAAGACCCAGCAGGGCGAGGAAGCCACCCGGACCTTCATCGCCTATATCAGCGGCCTGCTGACCCTGGTTCTGGCCCTGGTCACCGTCGTTGGCATCCTCGCCGCGCCCTGGGTGGTCTGGGCCACCGCGCCGGGCTTCGTCGACAGCGCCGAGAAGTACGCGCTCACCACCAGCCTGTTGCGGGTGACCTTTCCTTATATATTGCTGATCTCGCTGTCGTCGCTGGTGGGGGCCATCCTCAATACCTGGAACCGTTTCAGCGTGCCGGCCTTCACGCCGACCCTGCTGAACGTGGCGATGATCGCCTTCGCCGTGCTGCTGACCCCGTACTTCGACCCGCCGATCATGGCCCTGGGCTGGGGCGTGCTGGCCGGTGGCCTGGCGCAGCTGCTGTACCAGCTGCCGGCCCTGAAGAAAATCGGCATGCTCGTGCTGCCACGCCTGAATCTGCGCGACACCGGGGTGTGGCGCGTGCTCAAGCAGATGCTGCCGGCCATCCTCGGCGTATCGGTGAGTCAGATCTCGCTGATCATCAACACCATCTTCGCTTCGTTCCTGGTGGCAGGCTCGGTGTCGTGGATGTACTACGCCGACCGCCTGATGGAGCTGCCCTCGGGCGTGCTCGGCGTGGCCCTGGGCACCATCCTGCTGCCGACCCTGGCCAAGACCTACGCCAACAAGGACCGTGAAGAGTACTCGCGGATCCTCGACTGGGGCCTGCGCCTGTGCTTCCTGCTGGTGCTGCCGTGCACCCTGGCCCTGGCGATCCTCGCCGAGCCGCTGACCGTGGCGCTGTTCCAGTACGGCAAGTTCACCGCCTTCGACGCGGCCATGACCCAGCGTGCGCTGATCGCCTATTCGGTGGGCCTGTTGGCGATCATCCTGGTCAAGGTACTGGCACCTGGCTTCTATGCGCAGCAGAATATCCGCACGCCGGTGAAGATCGCGGTCTTCACCCTGGTCTGCACCCAACTGCTCAACCTGGCGTTGATCGGCCCGCTGGCCCATGCCGGGCTGGCCCTGGCCATCAGCCTGGGCGCCTGCCTCAACGCCGGCCTGCTGTACTGGAGGTTGCGCAGCCAGCAGCTGTTCCAGCCGCAACCTGGGTGGACGATGTTCCTGCTCAAGCTGGTGCTGGCAGTGACGTTGATGTCGGGCGTGCTGTTACTGGGCATGCACTACCTGCCCGCCTGGGACCAAGGCAACATGCTCGCGCGCTTCCTGCGCCTGGGCGCCTTGATCGTGGCGGGCGTGGTGACCTATTTCGGTTGCCTGTACCTGTGCGGTTTCCGCCCGCGGCATTTCGCCCGCAAGGCGTTGCATTGA
- the ribF gene encoding bifunctional riboflavin kinase/FAD synthetase codes for MQLVRGLHNLRPEHRGCVATIGNFDGVHRGHQAILARLRERGQALGLPTCVVIFEPQPREYFAPDSAPARLARLRDKVELLAAEGIDRVLCLSFNQRLSRLSAEQFVKAVLVDGLGVRHLEVGDDFRFGCDRAGDFAFLTEAGKRHGFTVEAANTVIQDGLRVSSTEVRKALAEGDFQLAEHLLGRPYCITGRVLHGQKLARQLGTPTANIQLKRRRVPLSGVYLASIEIDGKHWPGVGNIGVRPTVSGDGRPHLEIHLLDYAGDLYGRCLTVEFHHKLREEQRFASLEALKSAIDADIAAARAHWHAQPLTKSLK; via the coding sequence ATGCAGCTGGTTCGAGGTCTTCACAACCTGCGCCCCGAGCACCGGGGCTGTGTCGCCACCATTGGCAACTTCGACGGGGTCCACCGAGGTCACCAAGCTATTCTCGCGCGCCTGCGCGAACGTGGCCAGGCGCTCGGCCTGCCGACCTGCGTGGTGATCTTCGAGCCACAGCCGCGCGAATACTTCGCCCCGGACAGTGCGCCGGCCCGTCTGGCGCGCCTGCGCGACAAGGTCGAGCTGCTGGCCGCCGAGGGTATCGACCGGGTGTTGTGCCTGTCGTTCAACCAGCGCCTGAGCCGGCTCAGCGCCGAACAGTTCGTCAAGGCGGTGCTGGTCGATGGCCTGGGGGTGCGTCACCTCGAAGTGGGCGATGACTTCCGCTTCGGCTGCGACCGCGCCGGCGACTTCGCCTTCCTCACCGAAGCCGGCAAACGCCACGGATTCACCGTCGAAGCGGCCAATACCGTGATCCAGGACGGCCTGCGGGTCAGCAGCACCGAAGTGCGCAAGGCCTTGGCCGAAGGCGATTTCCAGCTCGCCGAACATTTGCTGGGCCGCCCATACTGCATCACCGGTCGCGTGCTGCACGGCCAGAAACTGGCCCGCCAGCTCGGCACACCTACCGCCAACATCCAGCTCAAGCGCCGTCGCGTACCGCTGTCCGGGGTCTATCTGGCCAGCATCGAGATCGACGGCAAGCACTGGCCGGGTGTCGGCAACATCGGGGTACGTCCCACCGTCAGCGGTGATGGTCGTCCCCACCTGGAGATTCATCTCCTGGACTACGCCGGCGACCTCTATGGCCGGTGCCTGACGGTGGAATTCCACCACAAGCTGCGTGAAGAGCAGCGTTTCGCCTCCCTGGAGGCGCTGAAGTCGGCGATCGACGCGGACATCGCCGCCGCACGTGCCCACTGGCACGCTCAACCGCTAACGAAGAGCCTGAAATGA
- a CDS encoding PqiB family protein: MSDLPTAKTRPASNWSAIWILPLIALAIGGWLAWQAYRDAGIEIQVRFETGEGIVANKTEVIFKGMSVGKVTALVLDNQGDNRGVIATIEMRKEAGPHLTKGTRFWLVKPSVSLAGISGLETLVSGNYIAVDPGEGEPTKRFTALKEAPPMSDAEPGLHLTLKAERLGSLNRDSPVFYKQIQVGRVKSYRLSEDQGTVEIKVFIAPAYAALVRKHTRFWNASGVSIDADFSGVKVRTESLSSIVAGGIAFATPENRKDSPPTDPSLPFRLYEDFDAAQAGIRVKVRLSDFEGLQKGRTPVLYKGIQIGSLKNLQIENDLSSAMAELTLDPLAEDYLVEGTQFWVVKPSISLAGITGLEALVKGNYIAVRPGEPGAKPQREFEARAKAPPLDLKAPGLHMVLFADTLGSLEVGSPVMYRQVRVGSVQSYQFARNSKRILIGVHIEKEYANLVNGSTRFWNASGITLTGGLSGIQVKSESLQTLMAGGIAFDTPKPDVPLKRRIPRFRLHESQDAADRAGALITIRVDRADGLKPGTPIRFRGLDVGSVESVDLTADLQAVLLRARITQAAERIARTGTQFWVVKPALGLVRTENLDTLVGGQYLEVLPAFKDKGPQRDFIALSDAPEVKGEEVGLPLTLSAPRRGSIKPGVPVTYREVTVGKVTGFELGQSADRVLIHILIEPRYAGLVRGGSRFWNSSGFGFDWGLFKGATVRTESVETLIAGGIAFATPDGEQMGNPARPQQTFALFDKPEDAWLEWAPKIQIGK, from the coding sequence ATGAGTGACTTGCCTACGGCTAAAACCCGCCCCGCTTCAAACTGGTCGGCCATCTGGATCCTGCCGCTGATTGCCCTGGCGATCGGTGGCTGGCTGGCCTGGCAGGCCTATCGTGACGCCGGCATCGAAATCCAGGTGCGCTTCGAGACCGGCGAAGGCATTGTCGCCAACAAGACCGAGGTCATCTTCAAAGGGATGTCCGTGGGTAAGGTCACTGCCCTGGTGCTGGATAACCAAGGCGACAACCGCGGGGTGATCGCGACTATCGAAATGCGCAAAGAAGCCGGGCCTCATCTGACCAAAGGCACGCGTTTCTGGCTGGTGAAGCCGAGCGTCAGCCTGGCCGGGATTTCCGGCCTGGAAACGCTGGTCTCGGGCAACTACATCGCTGTGGACCCGGGCGAGGGTGAGCCGACCAAGCGCTTCACTGCGTTGAAGGAAGCGCCGCCGATGTCCGACGCCGAGCCGGGCTTGCACTTGACGCTGAAGGCCGAGCGCCTGGGTTCGCTCAACCGTGACAGCCCGGTGTTCTACAAGCAGATCCAGGTTGGCCGGGTGAAGAGCTACCGGTTGTCCGAGGACCAGGGCACTGTCGAGATCAAGGTGTTCATCGCCCCGGCCTATGCGGCGCTGGTCCGCAAGCACACACGCTTCTGGAACGCCAGCGGTGTCAGCATCGATGCCGACTTCTCTGGGGTGAAGGTGCGCACTGAGTCCTTGTCGAGCATCGTTGCCGGCGGTATCGCCTTCGCCACGCCAGAGAACCGCAAGGATAGCCCGCCCACCGACCCGAGCCTGCCGTTCCGTCTGTATGAGGACTTCGACGCAGCCCAGGCGGGCATCCGTGTGAAGGTCAGGCTCAGCGACTTCGAGGGCCTGCAGAAGGGCCGTACGCCGGTGCTGTACAAGGGCATCCAGATCGGCTCGTTGAAAAACCTGCAGATCGAGAACGACCTCTCCAGCGCCATGGCCGAGTTGACGCTGGACCCGCTGGCTGAAGACTACCTGGTCGAGGGCACCCAGTTCTGGGTGGTCAAGCCGTCGATCTCGCTGGCGGGCATCACCGGCCTCGAGGCGCTGGTCAAGGGCAACTACATTGCAGTGCGTCCGGGAGAGCCGGGAGCCAAGCCTCAACGCGAGTTCGAGGCTCGTGCGAAGGCGCCGCCGTTGGACCTGAAGGCACCGGGCCTGCACATGGTGCTGTTCGCCGACACCCTGGGCTCGCTGGAAGTGGGCAGCCCGGTCATGTACCGCCAGGTGCGCGTGGGTAGCGTGCAGAGCTACCAGTTCGCCCGCAACAGCAAGCGGATCCTCATCGGCGTGCACATCGAGAAGGAATACGCCAACCTGGTCAACGGCTCCACGCGTTTCTGGAATGCCAGCGGTATCACCTTGACCGGCGGCCTGTCGGGCATCCAGGTCAAGAGCGAGTCGCTGCAGACCCTGATGGCCGGTGGTATCGCTTTTGACACGCCAAAGCCGGATGTGCCGCTCAAGCGCCGCATTCCACGCTTCCGTCTGCATGAGAGCCAGGATGCGGCCGACCGTGCCGGTGCCCTGATCACCATTCGTGTGGACCGTGCCGATGGCCTCAAGCCTGGCACGCCGATTCGCTTCCGTGGGCTGGATGTGGGCAGTGTTGAAAGCGTGGACCTGACCGCCGATCTGCAGGCCGTGCTGCTGCGGGCGCGAATTACCCAGGCGGCCGAGCGCATCGCCCGCACGGGCACTCAGTTCTGGGTGGTCAAGCCGGCCTTGGGCCTGGTGCGTACCGAAAACCTCGACACCTTGGTCGGTGGCCAATACCTGGAAGTGCTGCCTGCGTTCAAGGACAAGGGCCCACAGCGTGATTTCATCGCCCTGAGCGACGCGCCCGAGGTGAAAGGCGAGGAGGTCGGCCTGCCATTGACCCTGAGCGCCCCGCGGCGAGGCTCGATCAAGCCTGGGGTGCCGGTGACCTATCGTGAGGTCACGGTGGGCAAGGTGACTGGCTTCGAGCTGGGCCAAAGCGCCGATCGCGTGCTGATCCATATCCTTATCGAGCCGCGCTATGCCGGCCTGGTGCGCGGCGGCAGCCGATTCTGGAACAGTAGTGGATTCGGTTTCGACTGGGGCTTGTTCAAGGGCGCCACCGTGCGTACCGAGTCGGTGGAGACGCTGATCGCCGGTGGGATCGCCTTCGCCACCCCGGATGGCGAACAGATGGGCAACCCGGCGCGGCCGCAGCAGACCTTTGCCTTGTTCGACAAGCCTGAGGATGCCTGGCTGGAGTGGGCACCGAAGATTCAGATCGGCAAGTGA
- the rpsT gene encoding 30S ribosomal protein S20 codes for MANTPSAKKRAKQAEKRRSHNASLRSMVRTYIKNVVKAIDAKDAEKAQAAYVLAVPVIDRMADKGIIHKNKAARHKGRLNGHIKALKEAAAA; via the coding sequence GTGGCCAACACACCTTCCGCCAAGAAACGTGCAAAACAGGCTGAGAAGCGTCGCAGCCACAACGCCAGCCTGCGTTCCATGGTCCGCACCTACATCAAGAATGTAGTCAAAGCCATCGACGCAAAAGACGCCGAAAAAGCGCAAGCCGCTTACGTTCTGGCTGTACCTGTCATCGACCGTATGGCCGACAAAGGTATCATCCACAAGAACAAAGCTGCTCGCCACAAAGGCCGTCTGAATGGCCACATCAAGGCGCTGAAAGAAGCTGCAGCTGCCTAA